In Kryptolebias marmoratus isolate JLee-2015 linkage group LG11, ASM164957v2, whole genome shotgun sequence, the following proteins share a genomic window:
- the pgghg gene encoding protein-glucosylgalactosylhydroxylysine glucosidase isoform X2, whose translation MSQGSDPYIFTSDSLPADPRFLPPLANGLLGWRVYSDVMHMGGVYNGEGGHCHRADVPCPLAVKVETEDPAQHSYTLNTHTGIFSHTLTSASVSVSQSLYAHRFYPNIMVMEVLLARQVTSAEPLTVFLDTSFTPQSKDIVFEVGPDYKGGRHIRGQTTTAEFPGGSCPEVHLIWTPVPPAVTLLPEQAKARWGFLLVVANSSDAAEALYDEGLSLMATGDLRPSHEKAWKELWLQSEVEVKGSDGLCRALVGCLFYLLSAFPSIHDTSGSFGGVSPGGLSNGGDGQDYWGHVFWDQDIWVYPGIALFYPRLARAVLEYRVGTVDGARDNAQKQGYKGLKFPWESAVSGREVCSEDIYGQQEIHINGDVALAFQQYLYLTEDVSVFTEGKGSEVVFGVADYWVSRVTWQPEDQSYHLLGVMPPDEYYSNVNNSVYTNAAAKLSLQFAVKLADLLQHPAPKEWQDVAERIKIPFDSESQYHPEFDGYTKDQPVKQADTVMLGYPLHLPMPAEVRRNDLEAYEPVTDPKGPAMTWGMFAIGWLELGEAERSERLLEKCFRNIQGPFQVWSESPDGSGAVNFLTGMGGFLQAVLFGYTGFRVQKGRLAFSPLLPGDICELCVRGVNYLGSQMDWLFRKEEVCIIVREEERRARNAKTHKLEVVLKASGVEIPLTPGQPVTFPREAGCVRKMESTSSCWPL comes from the exons ATGTCCCAGGGCTCGGACCCTTACATCTTCACCTCCGACAGTCTCCCCGCCGACCCCCGCTTCCTCCCGCCGCTGGCGAACGGCCTCCTGGGCTGGAGGGTGTACAGCGATGTCATGCACATGGGTGGTGTTTATAATGGGGAGGGTGGACATTGCCACAGAGCTGATGTCCCTTGTCCTCTGGCTGTGAAGGTGGAGACAGAGGACCCTGCCCAGCACAGCTACACTTTGAACACCCACACAG GCATTTTCAGCCACACCCTGACCTCAGCCAGTGTCAGCGTCTCACAGTCTCTGTACGCCCACCGGTTCTACCCCAACATCATGGTGATGGAGGTCCTGCTGGCGCGTCAGGTGACCTCGGCGGAGCCACTAACAGTTTTTCTGGACACGTCGTTCACCCCTCAGAGCAAAGATATCGTTTTTGAGGTTGGGCCTGACTACAAAGGAGGAAG ACATATTCGAGGACAGACCACCACGGCTGAATTTCCAGGAGGCTCCTGTCCCGAGGTGCACCTCATCTGGACCCCGGTGCCTCCCGCTGTGACGCTGCTGCCCGAGCAGGCCAAGGCTCGCTGGGGGTTCCTCCTGGTCGTAGCCAACAGCTCGGACGCTGCCGAGGCCTTGTACGACGAGGGCCTGAGCCTGATGGCGACCGGTGACCTGCGTCCGTCTCACGAGAAGGCCTGGAAAGAGCTGTGGCTGCAGAGCGAAGTGGAGGTGAAAGGTTCCGACGGCCTGTGCAGGGCGCTGGTCGGCTGCCTGTTCTACCTGCTCAGTGCTTTCCCGTCCATCCACGACACCTCCGGCTCGTTCGGAGGCGTCAGCCCAGGCGGGCTCTCCAATGGTGGGGACGGTCAGGATTACTGGGGTCATGTGTTCTGGGATCAG GACATCTGGGTGTATCCAGGGATAGCCCTGTTCTACCCCAGGCTGGCCCGGGCGGTGCTGGAGTACAGAGTGGGGACTGTAGACGGGGCAAGGGACAACGCCCAAAAGCAGGGCTATAAG GGCCTGAAGTTCCCCTGGGAGAGCGCCGTGTCAGGGAGAGAGGTGTGCTCAGAGGACATTTATGGACAACAGGAGATTCACATCAACGGAGACGTCGCGCTGGCCTTCCAGCAGTATCTCTACCTCACCGAG GACGTGTCCGTGTTCACAGAGGGAAAAGGCAGCGAGGTAGTCTTTGGGGTGGCTGATTACTGGGTTTCCAGGGTAACGTGGCAACCTGAGGACCAGTCGTATCACCTCTTAG GTGTCATGCCGCCGGATGAATATTACTCCAACGTCAACAACTCTGTGTACACGAACGCGGCGGCCAAACTCAG TTTGCAGTTCGCCGTCAAGTTGGCTGATCTCCTCCAACATCCTGCACCGAAAGAGTGGCAGGATGTGGCCGAACGCATCAAGATCCCCTTCGACTCGGAGTCCCAGTACCACCCCGAGTTCGACGGCTACACTAAAG ATCAGCCGGTGAAACAGGCAGACACGGTGATGCTGGGTTATCCTCTCCACCTGCCGATGCCCGCGGAGGTCAGGAGGAACGATCTTGAGGCATACGAGCCGGTAACGGACCCAAAAGGTCCTGCCATGACATGG GGAATGTTTGCGATCGGTTGGCTGGAGTTGGGAGAAGCAGAAAGATCCGAACGTTTACTTGAAAAGTGCTTCAGGAACATCCAGGGGCCGTTCCAG GTATGGAGTGAATCCCCCGACGGCTCTGGAGCTGTGAACTTTCTCACAGGCATGGGAGGATTTCTGCAGGCCGTGCTGTTTGGCTACACCGGTTTCAG aGTTCAGAAGGGACGCCTGGCCTTTTCCCCCCTGCTTCCTGGTGACATCTGTGAGCTTTGTGTCCGTGGCGTTAACTACCTGGGCAGTCAGATGGACTGGCTCTTCAGGAAAGAAGAAGTCTGTATCATAGTCAGGGAAGAGGAAAGACGTGCTCGAAACGCTAAAACCCACAAATTAGAAGTTGTCCTGAAGGCATCGGGAGTGGAAATCCCTCTTACACCAG GGCAGCCGGTAACTTTCCCCCGGGAGGCCGGTTGTGTTCGTAAAATGGAGTCGACGTCTTCCTGCTGGCCTCTTTGA
- the pgghg gene encoding protein-glucosylgalactosylhydroxylysine glucosidase isoform X1, which translates to MSQGSDPYIFTSDSLPADPRFLPPLANGLLGWRVYSDVMHMGGVYNGEGGHCHRADVPCPLAVKVETEDPAQHSYTLNTHTGIFSHTLTSASVSVSQSLYAHRFYPNIMVMEVLLARQVTSAEPLTVFLDTSFTPQSKDIVFEVGPDYKGGRHIRGQTTTAEFPGGSCPEVHLIWTPVPPAVTLLPEQAKARWGFLLVVANSSDAAEALYDEGLSLMATGDLRPSHEKAWKELWLQSEVEVKGSDGLCRALVGCLFYLLSAFPSIHDTSGSFGGVSPGGLSNGGDGQDYWGHVFWDQDIWVYPGIALFYPRLARAVLEYRVGTVDGARDNAQKQGYKGLKFPWESAVSGREVCSEDIYGQQEIHINGDVALAFQQYLYLTEDVSVFTEGKGSEVVFGVADYWVSRVTWQPEDQSYHLLGVMPPDEYYSNVNNSVYTNAAAKLRWQCWYFSVLFAAVCEDRFVKIAPLLVSLQFAVKLADLLQHPAPKEWQDVAERIKIPFDSESQYHPEFDGYTKDQPVKQADTVMLGYPLHLPMPAEVRRNDLEAYEPVTDPKGPAMTWGMFAIGWLELGEAERSERLLEKCFRNIQGPFQVWSESPDGSGAVNFLTGMGGFLQAVLFGYTGFRVQKGRLAFSPLLPGDICELCVRGVNYLGSQMDWLFRKEEVCIIVREEERRARNAKTHKLEVVLKASGVEIPLTPGQPVTFPREAGCVRKMESTSSCWPL; encoded by the exons ATGTCCCAGGGCTCGGACCCTTACATCTTCACCTCCGACAGTCTCCCCGCCGACCCCCGCTTCCTCCCGCCGCTGGCGAACGGCCTCCTGGGCTGGAGGGTGTACAGCGATGTCATGCACATGGGTGGTGTTTATAATGGGGAGGGTGGACATTGCCACAGAGCTGATGTCCCTTGTCCTCTGGCTGTGAAGGTGGAGACAGAGGACCCTGCCCAGCACAGCTACACTTTGAACACCCACACAG GCATTTTCAGCCACACCCTGACCTCAGCCAGTGTCAGCGTCTCACAGTCTCTGTACGCCCACCGGTTCTACCCCAACATCATGGTGATGGAGGTCCTGCTGGCGCGTCAGGTGACCTCGGCGGAGCCACTAACAGTTTTTCTGGACACGTCGTTCACCCCTCAGAGCAAAGATATCGTTTTTGAGGTTGGGCCTGACTACAAAGGAGGAAG ACATATTCGAGGACAGACCACCACGGCTGAATTTCCAGGAGGCTCCTGTCCCGAGGTGCACCTCATCTGGACCCCGGTGCCTCCCGCTGTGACGCTGCTGCCCGAGCAGGCCAAGGCTCGCTGGGGGTTCCTCCTGGTCGTAGCCAACAGCTCGGACGCTGCCGAGGCCTTGTACGACGAGGGCCTGAGCCTGATGGCGACCGGTGACCTGCGTCCGTCTCACGAGAAGGCCTGGAAAGAGCTGTGGCTGCAGAGCGAAGTGGAGGTGAAAGGTTCCGACGGCCTGTGCAGGGCGCTGGTCGGCTGCCTGTTCTACCTGCTCAGTGCTTTCCCGTCCATCCACGACACCTCCGGCTCGTTCGGAGGCGTCAGCCCAGGCGGGCTCTCCAATGGTGGGGACGGTCAGGATTACTGGGGTCATGTGTTCTGGGATCAG GACATCTGGGTGTATCCAGGGATAGCCCTGTTCTACCCCAGGCTGGCCCGGGCGGTGCTGGAGTACAGAGTGGGGACTGTAGACGGGGCAAGGGACAACGCCCAAAAGCAGGGCTATAAG GGCCTGAAGTTCCCCTGGGAGAGCGCCGTGTCAGGGAGAGAGGTGTGCTCAGAGGACATTTATGGACAACAGGAGATTCACATCAACGGAGACGTCGCGCTGGCCTTCCAGCAGTATCTCTACCTCACCGAG GACGTGTCCGTGTTCACAGAGGGAAAAGGCAGCGAGGTAGTCTTTGGGGTGGCTGATTACTGGGTTTCCAGGGTAACGTGGCAACCTGAGGACCAGTCGTATCACCTCTTAG GTGTCATGCCGCCGGATGAATATTACTCCAACGTCAACAACTCTGTGTACACGAACGCGGCGGCCAAACTCAGGTGGCAGTGTTGGTATTTCAGCGTTTTGTTCGCGGCTGTTTGTGAAGACCGGTTTGTCAAAATCGCCCCTCTTCTTGTTAGTTTGCAGTTCGCCGTCAAGTTGGCTGATCTCCTCCAACATCCTGCACCGAAAGAGTGGCAGGATGTGGCCGAACGCATCAAGATCCCCTTCGACTCGGAGTCCCAGTACCACCCCGAGTTCGACGGCTACACTAAAG ATCAGCCGGTGAAACAGGCAGACACGGTGATGCTGGGTTATCCTCTCCACCTGCCGATGCCCGCGGAGGTCAGGAGGAACGATCTTGAGGCATACGAGCCGGTAACGGACCCAAAAGGTCCTGCCATGACATGG GGAATGTTTGCGATCGGTTGGCTGGAGTTGGGAGAAGCAGAAAGATCCGAACGTTTACTTGAAAAGTGCTTCAGGAACATCCAGGGGCCGTTCCAG GTATGGAGTGAATCCCCCGACGGCTCTGGAGCTGTGAACTTTCTCACAGGCATGGGAGGATTTCTGCAGGCCGTGCTGTTTGGCTACACCGGTTTCAG aGTTCAGAAGGGACGCCTGGCCTTTTCCCCCCTGCTTCCTGGTGACATCTGTGAGCTTTGTGTCCGTGGCGTTAACTACCTGGGCAGTCAGATGGACTGGCTCTTCAGGAAAGAAGAAGTCTGTATCATAGTCAGGGAAGAGGAAAGACGTGCTCGAAACGCTAAAACCCACAAATTAGAAGTTGTCCTGAAGGCATCGGGAGTGGAAATCCCTCTTACACCAG GGCAGCCGGTAACTTTCCCCCGGGAGGCCGGTTGTGTTCGTAAAATGGAGTCGACGTCTTCCTGCTGGCCTCTTTGA